The proteins below come from a single Corallococcus macrosporus genomic window:
- a CDS encoding MaoC family dehydratase produces the protein MARTFQVGDTFTHVRQCDRLRPVYYAGASGDYNPIHIDPEVGKLAGFNGVILQGLCTLGWAVEAVAVFVGDPGRVRRVKVRFSRPVLPEDTVTFQGRVTAVADGRLTTEVTATNQRGEPVLRGAVVETSLG, from the coding sequence ATGGCACGCACGTTCCAGGTGGGAGACACCTTCACCCACGTCCGCCAGTGCGACCGGCTGCGGCCGGTGTATTACGCGGGCGCTTCCGGGGACTACAACCCCATCCACATCGACCCGGAGGTGGGGAAGCTCGCCGGCTTCAACGGCGTCATCCTCCAGGGGCTCTGCACGCTGGGCTGGGCCGTGGAGGCCGTGGCCGTCTTCGTGGGCGACCCGGGCCGGGTGCGCCGCGTGAAGGTGCGCTTCTCCCGGCCGGTGCTCCCTGAAGACACCGTCACCTTCCAGGGCCGCGTCACCGCCGTCGCGGACGGCCGGCTGACGACGGAAGTCACCGCCACCAACCAGCGCGGCGAGCCCGTCCTCCGGGGCGCCGTCGTCGAAACCTCGCTCGGATAG
- a CDS encoding FAS1-like dehydratase domain-containing protein — MALDPKFVGRAYGPFTYEIGREKLREFSLILGGAVPSAGTFGEPPEHVSPLLYSQEAAQAGPYGDVIAFPSFAVVFAIRPFSAAIADPELGVDRVRLVHGEQELEFLGVMRPGDVLTTTGSITELYRKAGMDFLVVTTETRNAKGEPVVRGVWTAVIRPA; from the coding sequence ATGGCCCTGGACCCCAAGTTCGTCGGCCGTGCGTACGGCCCCTTCACCTACGAAATCGGCCGGGAGAAGCTGCGCGAGTTCTCCCTCATCCTGGGCGGCGCCGTGCCGTCCGCGGGCACCTTCGGCGAGCCGCCGGAGCACGTGAGCCCCCTGCTCTACTCGCAGGAGGCGGCCCAGGCGGGCCCCTACGGCGACGTCATCGCCTTCCCCAGCTTCGCGGTGGTGTTCGCCATCCGCCCCTTCAGCGCCGCCATCGCGGACCCGGAGCTGGGCGTGGACCGCGTGCGGCTGGTGCACGGGGAGCAGGAGCTGGAGTTCCTGGGCGTCATGCGCCCCGGGGACGTGCTCACCACCACCGGCTCCATCACGGAGCTGTACCGCAAGGCCGGGATGGACTTCCTCGTCGTCACCACGGAGACGCGCAACGCGAAGGGCGAGCCCGTGGTGCGCGGCGTCTGGACGGCCGTCATCCGCCCCGCGTGA
- a CDS encoding tetratricopeptide repeat protein produces the protein MNAIRAKALVEAGLLLRLSGDMAGAEKLFARALELDPGNVRARRLLGRDGPAEQGGSGDTGWNLASPDQEVDWGAWAGPSTPGPVAAPLRESVSLPEGTGMRGDALDLIAEAHRTQEFGLPDTFTPAGGLPEGSEVESLLRGAEDLLALDDHSGAVELLRRAQSLAPENPRVEALRDRSERILVSMLEARLGDLNRMPRVRLQPDDIIWLNLDHRAGFVLAQIDGAVSFDDLFALSGMSRLDTARILAQLLDEGIIAPGE, from the coding sequence ATGAACGCGATCCGGGCCAAGGCGTTGGTCGAAGCCGGGTTGCTGTTGCGGCTGAGTGGCGACATGGCCGGCGCGGAGAAGCTGTTCGCGCGGGCGCTGGAGCTGGACCCCGGCAACGTGCGCGCGCGCCGGCTGCTGGGCCGCGACGGTCCGGCGGAGCAGGGCGGCAGCGGGGACACCGGCTGGAACCTGGCGAGCCCCGATCAGGAGGTGGACTGGGGCGCCTGGGCCGGTCCCTCCACGCCGGGCCCGGTGGCCGCGCCCCTGCGCGAGTCCGTGAGCCTGCCCGAGGGCACGGGCATGCGCGGCGACGCGCTGGACCTCATCGCGGAGGCGCACCGCACGCAGGAGTTCGGGCTGCCGGACACCTTCACCCCGGCGGGGGGATTGCCGGAGGGGTCGGAGGTGGAGAGCCTGCTGCGCGGCGCGGAGGACCTGCTGGCGCTGGATGACCACTCCGGCGCGGTGGAGCTGCTGCGCCGGGCGCAGTCGCTGGCGCCGGAGAACCCGCGCGTGGAGGCGCTGCGCGACCGCAGCGAGCGCATCCTGGTGTCCATGCTGGAGGCCCGGCTGGGAGACCTGAACCGCATGCCGCGCGTGCGGTTGCAACCGGATGACATCATCTGGCTCAACCTGGACCACCGCGCGGGCTTCGTGCTGGCGCAGATTGACGGCGCGGTGAGCTTCGACGACCTCTTCGCGCTGTCGGGCATGTCGCGCCTGGACACCGCGCGCATCCTCGCGCAGCTGCTCGACGAGGGCATCATCGCCCCCGGCGAGTAG
- the dnaK gene encoding molecular chaperone DnaK: MAAEPEPLIGIDLGTTNSLVATVQDGQPIIIKNRTGQPLTPSVVAVSKNGKRLVGGIAKRQAITNPQETVSAAKRLIGRKFSSHPVQDAMRALTYQVVCGAHDDVRIRLAGRDLAVPEVSAMILAELKADAEAHFGRPVTQAVITVPAYFNDGQRQATKDAGRIAGLEVLRIINEPTAAALAYGFGRTVNGKIAVLDLGGGTFDVSVLEINNGIFDVVATGGDTFLGGEDWDHRIIEWMVFGFAKEHGIDLRKDRMALQRLKDAAEKAKVELSSVKETQLHLPFICTPPGGGAALHLQSTLTREKLEELTADLGERLVGITSEVLGEAKVRPSELKEVILVGGMSRMPRIIEQVRQYFRREPCKGVHAEEVVALGAAIQAHALVGQQSELLLLDVTPQSMGVAIAGGYVRRLIPRNTTVPTSATEVFATSKDFQRTVKIMVLQGEHELAHHNELLGEFLLTGLREAPRGQVEIEVTFDINAEGIVSVSARDRDTGLRQSITVTASSGLTEDELRRIMDEQRDWLVAARNTEELKSKRVELDTLARDLVDALSRVRLMPGAGGLSPDVIARAEAALDHARQARGTEDVGALTRACEALAQSLPLLRSAGLRGTPGR; the protein is encoded by the coding sequence ATGGCTGCTGAGCCCGAACCGCTGATTGGCATCGACCTGGGGACGACGAACAGCCTCGTCGCCACGGTGCAGGACGGTCAGCCCATCATCATCAAGAACCGCACCGGCCAGCCTCTCACCCCGTCCGTGGTGGCGGTGTCGAAGAACGGCAAGCGGCTGGTGGGCGGCATCGCCAAGCGGCAGGCCATCACCAACCCGCAGGAGACGGTGTCCGCGGCGAAGCGCCTCATCGGCCGCAAGTTCTCCTCGCACCCGGTGCAGGACGCGATGCGCGCGCTCACGTACCAGGTGGTGTGCGGCGCGCACGACGACGTGCGCATCCGGCTGGCGGGCCGCGACCTCGCCGTGCCGGAGGTCAGCGCCATGATTCTGGCGGAGCTGAAGGCGGACGCGGAGGCGCACTTCGGTCGGCCCGTCACCCAGGCCGTCATCACCGTGCCGGCCTACTTCAACGACGGCCAGCGCCAGGCCACCAAGGACGCGGGCCGCATCGCCGGGCTGGAAGTCCTGCGCATCATCAACGAGCCCACCGCGGCGGCGCTGGCCTACGGCTTCGGGCGCACGGTGAACGGGAAGATCGCCGTGCTGGACCTGGGCGGCGGCACCTTCGACGTGTCGGTGCTGGAGATCAACAACGGCATCTTCGACGTGGTGGCCACCGGCGGTGACACCTTCCTCGGCGGCGAGGACTGGGACCACCGCATCATCGAGTGGATGGTGTTCGGCTTCGCCAAGGAGCACGGCATCGACCTGCGCAAGGACCGCATGGCGCTGCAGCGGCTGAAGGACGCCGCGGAGAAGGCGAAGGTGGAGCTGTCGTCGGTGAAGGAGACGCAGCTGCACCTGCCCTTCATCTGCACGCCGCCGGGCGGAGGCGCCGCGCTGCACCTGCAGTCCACGCTCACGCGCGAGAAGCTGGAGGAGCTCACCGCGGACCTGGGCGAGCGCCTGGTGGGCATCACCTCGGAGGTGCTGGGCGAGGCGAAGGTGCGCCCCTCGGAGCTCAAGGAGGTCATCCTCGTGGGGGGCATGTCGCGCATGCCCCGCATCATCGAACAGGTGCGCCAGTACTTCCGCCGCGAGCCCTGCAAGGGCGTGCACGCGGAGGAGGTCGTCGCCCTGGGCGCCGCCATCCAGGCGCACGCGCTGGTGGGGCAGCAGAGCGAGCTGCTCCTGCTGGACGTCACGCCGCAGAGCATGGGCGTGGCCATCGCGGGCGGCTACGTGCGCAGGCTCATTCCGCGCAACACCACCGTGCCCACGTCCGCCACGGAGGTGTTCGCCACCTCCAAGGACTTCCAGCGCACGGTGAAGATCATGGTGCTCCAGGGCGAGCACGAGCTGGCCCACCACAACGAGCTGCTGGGCGAGTTCCTCCTCACCGGCCTGCGCGAGGCGCCGCGCGGACAGGTGGAGATTGAAGTGACGTTCGACATCAACGCGGAGGGCATCGTGTCGGTGTCCGCGCGCGACCGCGACACGGGGCTGCGCCAGTCCATCACCGTCACCGCCTCCAGCGGCCTCACCGAGGACGAGCTGCGCCGCATCATGGACGAGCAGCGCGACTGGCTGGTGGCGGCGCGCAACACGGAGGAGCTGAAGTCCAAGCGCGTGGAGCTGGACACCCTGGCGCGCGACCTGGTGGACGCGCTCTCCCGCGTGCGGCTCATGCCCGGGGCCGGAGGGCTGTCGCCGGACGTCATCGCCCGCGCGGAGGCCGCCCTGGACCATGCGCGTCAGGCGCGCGGCACGGAGGACGTGGGCGCGCTCACGCGGGCCTGCGAGGCCCTGGCCCAGAGCCTGCCGCTGTTGCGCTCGGCCGGCTTGCGCGGGACGCCGGGGAGGTAG
- a CDS encoding tetratricopeptide repeat protein — translation MSAPNPIVGLGGRTDHIATVPQLDPARLQLSPEEGSVLALVGRVERIDAVLSRSSLGEARTIAVLLSLRAKGAIVPARVVQRAPPAAPTVDAAMAEEVDLDPEQKRDIIEMERSLDGMDHHAVLGVARGASPQEVKQAYYNASRRFHPDRYFGKNLGSFRARLERIFKRLTDAHNALSRQEPPRAPAAPPAPAARAPATPPPAAPRAPSGTFAAVTPPAPSGARPPSGAFAAVPPPAAAPADDPESEARRAERQARLARHPYMARSHKLTELIARGKAATARGDFERAYQDFNHVLGLDPKNREVAQLLVEARRKHDLHRAQAEVTRGQELEMRGDFAGAQAAYRLAVSLNADNPEAAFQAARVGRELTQDPQEVLKLAQRAVELKPGRADYQLLLGQLLLVAGQKKQAKHHFEEVVRLDPDNADARAALKKLRWTFT, via the coding sequence TTGAGCGCGCCCAACCCCATCGTCGGCCTGGGGGGCAGGACCGACCACATCGCGACGGTGCCCCAACTGGACCCGGCCCGACTCCAGCTCAGCCCGGAGGAGGGCTCGGTGCTGGCACTGGTGGGCCGCGTCGAGCGCATCGACGCCGTCCTGTCCCGCTCCTCTCTTGGCGAGGCCCGCACCATCGCCGTGCTGCTGTCGCTGCGCGCCAAGGGGGCCATCGTGCCCGCCCGGGTGGTGCAGCGCGCCCCTCCCGCCGCCCCCACGGTGGACGCCGCCATGGCGGAGGAGGTGGACCTGGATCCCGAGCAGAAGCGCGACATCATCGAGATGGAGCGCTCGCTGGACGGGATGGACCACCACGCGGTGCTGGGCGTGGCCCGGGGCGCCAGCCCCCAGGAGGTGAAGCAGGCCTATTACAACGCCTCCCGCCGCTTCCACCCGGACCGCTACTTCGGCAAGAACCTGGGCAGCTTCCGCGCCCGGCTGGAGCGCATCTTCAAGCGCCTCACGGACGCCCACAACGCCCTCAGCCGCCAGGAGCCGCCGCGCGCGCCCGCCGCGCCCCCGGCCCCGGCCGCACGCGCTCCGGCCACGCCGCCTCCTGCCGCCCCGCGCGCGCCGTCCGGCACCTTCGCGGCGGTGACTCCGCCTGCGCCTTCGGGCGCGCGTCCGCCGTCGGGGGCCTTCGCCGCGGTGCCGCCTCCGGCCGCCGCGCCCGCGGACGATCCGGAGTCCGAGGCCCGCCGCGCCGAGCGCCAGGCCCGCCTCGCGCGCCACCCGTACATGGCGCGCAGCCACAAGCTCACGGAACTCATCGCCCGGGGCAAGGCGGCCACCGCGCGCGGGGACTTCGAGCGGGCCTACCAGGACTTCAACCACGTGCTGGGCCTGGATCCGAAGAACCGCGAGGTCGCGCAGCTGCTGGTGGAGGCGCGCCGCAAGCACGACCTGCACCGCGCGCAGGCGGAGGTGACGCGCGGTCAGGAGCTGGAGATGCGCGGCGACTTCGCCGGCGCGCAGGCGGCGTACCGGCTGGCCGTGTCGCTCAACGCGGACAATCCGGAGGCGGCCTTCCAGGCGGCGCGCGTGGGGCGGGAGCTGACGCAGGATCCGCAGGAGGTGCTGAAGCTCGCGCAGCGCGCGGTGGAGCTGAAGCCGGGGCGCGCGGACTACCAGCTGCTGCTGGGCCAGCTGCTCCTGGTGGCGGGGCAGAAGAAGCAGGCCAAGCACCACTTCGAGGAGGTCGTGCGCCTGGATCCGGACAACGCCGACGCTCGCGCCGCCCTCAAGAAGCTGCGCTGGACGTTCACGTGA
- a CDS encoding aspartate aminotransferase family protein produces MQAPPSPASAPGNEPLIQKAKQHLLQNYKQQPIALVRGQGTRVWDADGKAYLDCIGGIAVCALGHCHPEMVAAAKAQLDTLWHVSNAFYSQPQIDLAEQLTAWAGLPRAFFCNSGAEANEALIKLTRKVMKDRGTPERFEILSFEKGFHGRTLATVTATGQPKYHAGFEPLPQGFRHLPYGDVDAVRRAIGPNTAAILVEPIQGEGGVRLAPPGFFQGLRALCDEQGLLLLVDEVQTGMGRTGQPFGFMHHGIRPDAISLAKALGNGLPIGAMLCREELAVSLSPGTHGSTFGGNLVSAAAGNVVMRLLRQPGFLADVQAKGEHFLAGARALQASLPEGRVKAVRGQGLLLGVELDREVAPVIAKLREAGLLVNAAGDTTLRFAPPLIISQKELDEALGILQRVLSTL; encoded by the coding sequence TTGCAAGCGCCGCCGTCCCCCGCCTCCGCCCCTGGCAACGAGCCCCTCATCCAGAAGGCGAAGCAGCACCTGCTGCAGAACTACAAGCAGCAACCCATCGCGCTCGTGCGCGGGCAGGGCACCCGGGTGTGGGACGCGGATGGCAAGGCGTACCTGGACTGCATCGGCGGCATCGCCGTGTGCGCCCTGGGCCACTGCCACCCGGAGATGGTCGCGGCGGCCAAGGCGCAGCTGGACACGCTGTGGCACGTCTCCAACGCCTTCTACTCGCAGCCGCAGATCGACCTGGCCGAGCAGCTCACCGCCTGGGCCGGGCTGCCGCGCGCGTTCTTCTGCAACTCGGGCGCGGAGGCCAACGAGGCCCTCATCAAGCTCACGCGCAAGGTGATGAAGGACCGGGGCACGCCGGAGCGCTTCGAGATCCTCTCCTTCGAGAAGGGCTTCCACGGCCGCACGCTGGCCACCGTCACCGCCACCGGCCAGCCGAAGTACCACGCCGGCTTCGAGCCGCTGCCCCAGGGCTTCCGGCACCTGCCCTACGGCGACGTGGACGCGGTCCGCCGCGCCATCGGGCCGAACACCGCCGCCATCCTGGTGGAGCCCATCCAGGGCGAGGGCGGCGTGCGCCTGGCGCCTCCGGGCTTCTTCCAGGGGCTGCGCGCCCTCTGTGACGAGCAGGGGCTGCTGCTGCTCGTGGACGAGGTCCAGACGGGCATGGGACGCACCGGCCAGCCCTTCGGCTTCATGCACCACGGCATCCGGCCGGACGCCATCAGCCTGGCCAAGGCCCTGGGCAACGGGCTGCCCATCGGCGCCATGCTGTGCCGCGAGGAGCTGGCGGTCAGCCTCTCCCCGGGCACCCACGGCTCCACCTTTGGCGGCAACCTGGTGTCCGCCGCCGCTGGCAATGTCGTGATGCGCCTGTTGCGCCAGCCCGGCTTCCTGGCGGACGTGCAGGCCAAGGGCGAGCACTTCCTCGCCGGGGCGCGCGCGCTCCAGGCCTCGCTGCCGGAAGGCCGCGTCAAGGCCGTGCGCGGGCAGGGGCTGCTGCTGGGCGTCGAGCTGGACCGGGAGGTCGCCCCCGTCATCGCGAAGCTGCGCGAGGCCGGCCTGCTGGTGAACGCCGCCGGGGACACCACCCTGCGCTTCGCGCCGCCGCTCATCATCTCCCAGAAGGAACTGGACGAAGCGCTGGGCATCCTCCAGCGTGTGCTCTCCACGCTGTAG
- the hslU gene encoding ATP-dependent protease ATPase subunit HslU — protein sequence MAESRKLSAFTPREVVSELDRYIVGQKDAKRAVAIALRNRWRRQQVPDDLRDEIYPKNIIMIGPTGVGKTEIARRLAKLSQAPFVKVEASKFTEVGYVGRDVESMIRDLVEAAIALVREEETEKVKPRAEELAEDRLMDLLKNGGQSRTTASPPFGFSPPPPPAPSPLGDSEREKLRAQLRAGTLDDQTVEVETSDSSPTFMRNFGGQGMEEIGVNLQDLFKNMPGMKNTRKRKLRVPEALQVLRAEEAQKLVDPDRVQREAVARAESNGIVFIDEIDKIASREGGKGGGGPDVSREGVQRDILPIVEGSAVNTKYGQVKTDHMLFIAAGAFHVSKPSDLIPELQGRFPIRVELEALSGEDLVRILREPKNSLMRQYTALLATEGVRLSFTDDAVAEVARIAQQANERTQNIGARRLHTVLERLLDEVSFTASELGPRDFQVDAAYVRERLGAIVQDEDLSRYIL from the coding sequence GTGGCCGAATCGCGCAAGTTGTCCGCCTTCACGCCTCGCGAGGTCGTCAGCGAGCTGGACCGCTACATCGTCGGACAGAAAGACGCCAAGCGCGCCGTCGCCATCGCGCTGCGCAACCGGTGGCGCCGCCAGCAGGTGCCGGACGACCTGCGGGATGAGATCTACCCGAAGAACATCATCATGATCGGCCCCACCGGCGTGGGGAAGACGGAGATCGCCCGCCGCCTGGCGAAGCTGTCCCAGGCCCCGTTCGTGAAGGTGGAGGCCAGCAAGTTCACGGAAGTGGGCTACGTGGGCCGCGACGTCGAGTCGATGATCCGCGACCTCGTCGAAGCCGCCATCGCGCTCGTGCGCGAGGAGGAGACGGAGAAGGTCAAGCCGCGAGCGGAGGAGCTGGCCGAGGATCGCTTGATGGACCTGCTCAAGAACGGCGGCCAGTCGCGCACGACGGCGTCGCCTCCGTTCGGCTTCTCGCCCCCGCCGCCCCCAGCGCCCTCGCCGCTGGGCGACAGCGAGCGGGAGAAGCTGCGCGCCCAGCTGCGCGCCGGCACGCTGGATGATCAGACCGTGGAGGTGGAGACCAGCGACAGCTCACCCACGTTCATGCGCAACTTCGGCGGCCAGGGCATGGAGGAGATCGGCGTCAACCTCCAGGACCTCTTCAAGAACATGCCGGGCATGAAGAACACCCGGAAGCGCAAGCTGCGCGTGCCCGAAGCCCTCCAGGTGCTGCGCGCGGAGGAGGCGCAGAAGCTGGTGGACCCGGACCGCGTCCAGCGCGAGGCCGTGGCGCGCGCCGAGTCCAACGGCATCGTCTTCATCGATGAAATCGACAAGATCGCCAGCCGCGAGGGCGGCAAGGGCGGCGGGGGCCCGGACGTGTCGCGCGAGGGCGTCCAGCGCGACATCCTGCCCATCGTCGAAGGCTCGGCCGTCAACACGAAGTACGGCCAGGTGAAGACGGACCACATGCTCTTCATCGCCGCGGGCGCGTTCCACGTCTCCAAGCCCTCGGACCTCATCCCGGAGCTCCAGGGCCGCTTCCCCATCCGCGTGGAGCTGGAGGCGCTGTCCGGCGAGGACCTGGTGCGCATCCTGCGCGAGCCCAAGAACTCGCTCATGCGCCAGTACACCGCGCTGCTCGCCACGGAGGGCGTGCGCCTGTCCTTCACGGACGACGCGGTGGCGGAAGTGGCCCGCATCGCCCAGCAGGCCAACGAGCGCACGCAGAACATCGGCGCCCGGCGGCTGCACACCGTGCTGGAGCGCCTGCTGGACGAGGTGTCCTTCACGGCCAGCGAACTGGGCCCGCGCGACTTCCAGGTGGACGCCGCCTACGTGCGCGAGCGGCTGGGCGCCATCGTCCAGGACGAGGACTTGTCGCGCTACATCCTCTAG
- the hslV gene encoding ATP-dependent protease subunit HslV, protein MFHGTTILCVRRDGKVVIAGDGQVSLDKTIMKNTARKVRRIGEGQIIAGFAGSTADAFTLFERFEAKFKEHQKNLARACVELGKDWRTDRFLRRLEALLIVADKEKTFILSGAGDVIEPDHGIAAVGSGGHYALAAARALQAHSQLSARDICTQAMAIAADICVYTNSNVTYEEL, encoded by the coding sequence ATGTTCCACGGAACCACCATCCTCTGCGTCCGCCGCGATGGGAAGGTCGTCATCGCGGGCGACGGTCAGGTCAGCCTCGACAAGACCATCATGAAGAACACGGCGCGCAAGGTGCGCCGCATCGGCGAGGGACAGATCATCGCCGGCTTCGCGGGCAGCACCGCGGACGCGTTCACGCTCTTCGAGCGCTTCGAGGCCAAGTTCAAGGAGCACCAGAAGAACCTCGCCCGCGCCTGCGTGGAGCTGGGGAAGGACTGGCGCACCGACCGCTTCCTCCGCCGCCTGGAGGCGCTGCTCATCGTCGCGGACAAGGAGAAGACCTTCATCCTGTCCGGCGCGGGCGACGTCATCGAACCCGACCACGGCATCGCCGCCGTGGGCTCCGGTGGCCACTACGCGCTGGCCGCCGCGCGCGCCCTCCAGGCGCACTCGCAATTGTCCGCCCGCGACATCTGCACGCAGGCCATGGCCATCGCCGCGGACATCTGCGTCTACACGAACTCCAACGTCACCTACGAAGAGCTCTGA
- a CDS encoding DUF1801 domain-containing protein: MANRSDEVDQYMAELEHPLKAEIEAVRTAILASDTSITERIKWKAPSFVHSGDDRVTFRLAPKGIFQVILHRGAKVKDTKGFAFEDDSGLVEWLAPDRGVVTLPDAKTVKAKKATLVKLVGRWMKATAT; encoded by the coding sequence ATGGCGAACCGCAGCGACGAAGTCGACCAGTACATGGCGGAACTCGAGCACCCGCTGAAGGCGGAGATTGAAGCCGTGCGCACGGCCATCCTGGCCTCCGACACGAGCATCACGGAGCGCATCAAGTGGAAGGCGCCCAGCTTCGTGCACTCGGGTGATGACCGCGTCACGTTCCGCCTGGCCCCCAAGGGCATCTTCCAGGTCATCCTCCACCGGGGCGCGAAGGTGAAGGACACGAAGGGCTTCGCCTTCGAGGACGACTCCGGGCTCGTGGAGTGGCTGGCGCCGGACCGGGGCGTCGTGACGCTGCCAGACGCGAAGACGGTGAAGGCGAAGAAGGCCACCCTGGTGAAGCTGGTGGGCCGCTGGATGAAGGCCACCGCGACCTGA
- a CDS encoding tyrosine recombinase XerC produces the protein MSTLSPLLEQFKVHLEGEKGASPHTVRNYLIDLVDYERYLVERMKLSLLAGTHAAIRGYLGTLAVDHAPSSRARRLASIKSFYKYLVRQKLLSASPAKLVKSPKLPKSLPKVLPVEEVFAILDMPDVKTVLGLRDKAILEMLYGGGLRISELCGLDLLGVERSSRIVRVMGKGSKERLVPLNAKAIQSLEAYLARRGELLATVHDGQDPDALFLNFRGGRLTPRSIARHLDAYVLKLALARKVSPHAMRHSFATHLLGGGADIRSIQELLGHASLSTTQKYTHVTFEQLQEVYDAAHPRA, from the coding sequence ATGTCGACCCTGTCCCCGCTGCTGGAGCAGTTCAAGGTCCACCTCGAAGGCGAGAAGGGCGCATCCCCTCACACGGTGCGCAACTACCTCATCGACCTGGTGGACTACGAGCGCTACCTGGTGGAGCGGATGAAGCTGTCGCTGCTCGCGGGTACGCACGCGGCCATCCGCGGCTACCTGGGCACGCTGGCGGTGGACCACGCGCCCTCGAGCCGCGCGCGGCGGCTGGCGAGCATCAAGTCGTTCTACAAGTACCTCGTGCGGCAGAAGCTGCTGTCCGCGAGCCCCGCCAAGCTGGTGAAGAGCCCCAAGCTGCCGAAGTCGCTGCCCAAGGTGCTGCCGGTGGAGGAGGTCTTCGCTATCCTCGACATGCCGGACGTGAAGACGGTGCTGGGGCTTCGCGACAAGGCCATCCTGGAGATGCTGTACGGCGGCGGCCTGCGCATCAGCGAGCTGTGCGGGCTGGACCTCCTGGGCGTGGAGCGAAGCAGCCGCATTGTCCGGGTGATGGGCAAGGGCAGTAAGGAGCGGCTCGTCCCGCTCAACGCGAAGGCCATCCAGTCCCTGGAGGCGTACCTTGCCCGGCGCGGCGAGTTGCTGGCCACGGTGCATGACGGCCAGGACCCGGACGCGCTGTTCCTCAACTTCCGCGGCGGGCGCCTGACGCCCCGGAGCATCGCCAGGCACCTGGACGCGTACGTGCTCAAGCTGGCCCTGGCGCGCAAGGTGAGCCCGCACGCGATGCGCCACTCATTCGCCACGCACCTGCTGGGCGGCGGCGCGGACATCCGCAGCATCCAGGAGCTGCTAGGCCACGCGAGCCTCTCCACCACGCAGAAGTACACCCACGTGACCTTCGAGCAGCTGCAAGAGGTCTACGACGCCGCGCATCCGCGCGCGTGA